The genomic window CTGTATTCCCAGCTGTTGCGGGCATGTCAGCAAGGTATCCCAGGAGTATTACTGCCAAGACCTTGAAATGAAGAGAACCACTGTAGAAGATAGGAGATCTGCCATTCCTGGCGTCCCCATCGAGGCACATCTAGGCATTAGGTGTAAGAAGAGTGTTGCCAGGGCTGCTCAGGGTGGAAGATATACACGATATAGGATGTAGTTAACCGTGCCAGAGATCGAGAATATTGTCAAGCCAACCACCTATGACGATTTTGTCGAACGACAAGGGAAGAAGATCCTAGCCGCGTCGAGGGACGCCTGCGGCACAATGATGCGTTGTCGATTGGATCTCGGAACAATTCTCTCCCAGGGACTGGGTGGCCACGTTGGCCCCAGCTTGTCTCGCATCTCATCTGGGTTGACATGAGTGGATCAGCGGCGGTACCTTTCCAATCAGGCAATTCGAAGGGCCAATGGTGGATATGTCGTCGGAGAATACGAGTCGGAATATCGGGACTTGTTGAGCCGTGGCCGTGGGCCGTGAGCGGCGCGATGCGATGCTATGGCTAGTATGGGTAGGGTAGTTCAGGGAGGAATGTGAAGCTTGGGGGCCGAGATGAGCACCACCAAGTCTTGGCAGAACAGAAATGAGGTTGGGAATGATACCCTTTGCATGGAGCGTAGCGTACAATGCAAGTAATGGATGGCGtgggggagaaggagaaagcGATCGATCAGATTACGGatcatggaggagggggaaaTGGTGCCTCAGCCAACCGGACCTCAGACGATGCAGAGTGGAGGAAGGCGAAGGTCGCGGTCCTGCTGTATTTCAAAAGAAAGGTGATGATATACGGGGGCTCGTGTTATCACCAGAAAGGGGCAATATCACATGAGAAAAAGCAAAATgaggtaaataataatcgAAGAACAAGCTGTCCAACAATATCATtcttctcatccatccatcacacaACACCCATCATAGTCAGCCAGCCCATGGCCGTGATAAATTCCAGGTTGTGAGCTCCGTGAAAACGCCTGGTGTCCCGTCGTTGGCCCCTCCCAACATCCCTGCCCCTTGCATCCTGTAACCACTAGAGCCTAGCGGCCGTCCCCGCGGCCAATTACACGCAGTCTATTCGCCTTGTAACTGCCCTGGCCGCACTCTTTACAGGGACGGAGCAGGTTCGCGCTTGTCCAACGTGCTGGTCCCTCTCGTGCTTTCCACTTCTACTGGTAGTCCTCACCCATCCGTCAGTCGTCACTGCACCTTCCAAGTTTTCTGTGTTTTGCCTTGCGAGTTGATCTGATCTGGTCGTCTGCACAGCTCCCGACACACTTCCCTCATCTACTGGACACACGTGTCGTTCTGTCATCCTGTCCTCTTCCCTCTtgtctcctcatcctcttgtGCTGTGCTGGCTTTCAACCCTCCATGTCTCGCCGTCCAAGGCCCGCATAGCCTGTACCCATACATACGCACGCACTGCAGcccccagccagccagccagccagccatccgtccatccatctatCCAGCTATTACTGTCCACCAACTGCAAGGCAAGACCAACATCTGTTCCGCTCAACGCCATCTCAATCGCGGTGATGCCCGCCCGCCGCGGTCGCCCCAGGCCTCCCTCCCCCTCACCCTTCTTGTCCCTGGTCTCCTGGCCTGACCTGGCCTAGGGCAGCGGTTTTCAGGCGCGCCTGCGCCCAATACTGCACACGGACTCGCGTGCGCGTGACTTACCAAAGGAACCTTGGAAAGGGAACTGGAACGCTATTAGAGTCAAAGGCAAAAGTGAGGGTTAGGAAGCAAGCTATATCTGCATTCGTAGCTGGGGAAGCTGCGCGCGATCGTCCTGATTAGCTGCCCGTTTCCCCCCCTCGCCTCGTCTCGCGGCAGGCAATCGCCTGACCTCGGTCGCTCGCCAGCCTCTGACGGCGGTAGGCGGCAGGATCTCCTTTCCCCTTCTCTCCCAGACCCAGACCCAGATCCAGACACAGCCCTGGGAGAGCTGTTCAGAGGCACAAGAGCCTCCCTAGTCCTGACCCGCTGCCGGCCGGAGTGTGCGTGCGTTCGCTTGCCcgcctcccgctcccgcttCCGCTGCCGGCAAAAGCCACCCGTCAACACAACTCGAGACTAAGTTGAGCCTAGTTTTCGCGGCACCGGGGTCCAGTTCCACTAGGATCCAAGCACACAAGTACCAGAGGTCCTTCACTCACCGACACTTGCAATACGGAGTTCGCTCGTCATTCGGCCATCATGGACGGCCATGCCGTCGCAGAGCCCGCCGCCGGCGCCCCGATTCCCGCTGATCACGGCGCGCACGGGATTGCCGGTGACGCCTCGGCCGCCGACCCCTCCGGATCCGTCATAAAGAGGAGAGCCCCGATCGCCTGTCGCCGGTAGGATCACTGATGTCACTGATGCAATTGATGCCGTGTTGCTGACCACCATGGTAGATGTCGTCGCATGAGAAGCAAGTGTGTCCATGACCGCGCCCAGCCTCCTTGCAAGGCCTGTCTTGAAGCCGGACTCGGTGCCGAAGATTGGTAAGTTGCCTGAATGTTCAAAGACAATCCCGTTGACCCGCGCTGGCAGCATCTTTCCCGTTCGAGGTCAGCCGGATCACGATCGCGAGTTCCGGCATCCCCGCGTAAGAGCCGAGAAAACGGCCCGGCGGGACCCCGCCAAGGTGCGACGTGAGATCCTTGATGCTCCTGTGCGACCTCTAGGCAAGCCTGGCGATGAGTGGGAGCGATTACCTCCATTGCCAGACATCATCGATGGTGTCAATCGCTTCACTCAGCACTACTTTCAGCTCGGCTTCATCCCCAAGCAGCAGTTTCCTGATCGTCTGCTCAAGGACTATCGCTCAGTGAGCGTCTTTCTCGTCGTCAGCATCCTCAGCATCTCGGCTCGTCTGAGTCCTTCCCTCGCCGCCCGTTATGGCTCGGGTATGAAGGCGGCAGAGTTCTTCATGGAGCGTGCCACCAACCTTGCCTATGGTGAGCTCTACCAAGAGCCCACGTTGGAGAGATGCCAGGCGTTTTACTTGCTAAGCATTGCGCAACAGGGAAGTGgtctaagaaataagagttatGTGAGTGGTGTGAAAGTTTCGTCAGTGTTCACTACTAATGTCACAGATTAATATGGGCGTTTCTATGCGGATGGCATCTTTGATGCGACTGCATCGAGAGGAGACGTATCGTATTCAAAACCCCACTCCAGAGGTCATCATCAGGTCCGAATCAGCGCGAAGAACTCTGGTATGTCAGCCTGAGCGGAAGCAAGCGTCAAGCATCTTACTGAACATAGGTAGTGGATGTTACATAGCCAGGATCAATTACACTCAGGCCCATACTCACCAGTATCCCTTGCTGCCTCGGACATCACAGCCCTTCTGCCATGCGACGAACACGACTTTGCTATTGGGAGAGAGCCTCCTTCACGGGCCGCTGTTGAGGGAACACCTCCTGCAATCGAGAACCCAGCTCTCATTTTTGACCCTAACCGCTCTCTTTTTGCTTCACTGATCCAGGCTCATCACTTCTGGGGGATCGTCAGCCGTCGAGCCGTCAAATTTGCTCGAAGTTCTCGTCCTTGGGAGGCAAATAGCGAGTTTGCCTGTGTTGTGAAGAAGCTACATGAGTGGGAGAATGCGCTGCCTCAGGACCATCTTTGGAGCGCTCATACGTTAAAGAAGTACAAGGCCAACGGGCAGGACCTGGTAAGACTTTTGCCCAGTTTGAAGTCAACTACTGACTTGGCAGGCATACCTTGGGGTGACAATGGTGCCTCGTCTGTGCAATATCGTCCTTCGTCGACCATATCTAATGGAGTAGGTTTCTGTGTGCCTTTGCCAACTCAGCACTAACTTTGGTAGCATGTTAACTGTCACTTCTAAGGACGAACAGCAACAGAATTTCTTTGCCAATATTGCATATGAACTCTTTCTCAACGTTCGGCGCCTCTTTGAGCAGATTGATGCTCAGTTCACCGGCCGCTCCCCAGACGAGAGTGTAGGGGCGCAGATGGCTGCCTTTTGCGTTTACAGCTGCGGTCTATTCTCGACATACCTCTGCCGATACCCTCATAGTGAGACTCCCACCTCGGATTATCCCTGATGGCTTCTAACCATTCAGTCTGCCCGGATCTCAACATCAGCCGTGAAGGTCCCATGATGCTTCAACGTACCCTCTCGATCCTGATGGAGTGCAAGGAAGTCTGGCCTCTTGCATCTCGCTGGGTTGAGGCTCTCGAGCGGTTTGCTCGAGATCCCACCGGTTCCCTCACGACGGAGAGTGGAATGGCTGATGGAAAAGATCCTATTCCCAACCCTGTCGCCATTCCTATCGCTGTCCCTTCCTCGGCCAACTCAGTCTCGTCTAGTACATCACCTGCGTCTTCCATGTATGCTCGACCAGGGGCCCCTCTCGACACAACATCTCTCCGATCTCCATCCTCGAATGAAACATTAACGCCCTTACCCACACCAACCACTCATATAATACCCTCCCACTTTCCTCCACATTCTCAACAGCAACCTCAAccgcaccagcaccagcatcaacaacagcacCAACAGCGgcatcaacagcaacagcagcatcaacaacctcaGCCATCTCCGATAGCCGACCCTCAATCTTTCACACGACAACAGATTCCCTCTCACATATATATGCACACAGACAACTCGACAGGCCTCGGCATGCTCATGGAACCGTTTGACTCCCAAGGCGCTCTCCAAGGATACACAATGGCCCCAAATGGCAACCCTGCCCAAGCAGCTGCCATCGCCGCAGCCGTAACACCAGCGCCATTCTACCCTTCAGCAGACGGTTACGAAGGCGAGCTGCAATTCTATATAAACGGACCCCAGGATTGGATGCCGACAGATGGTGTGTTTGATGGGTATGGCTAACCGCTCACATGCCTACTTCGATTTGTCCGATTTTCTTGTTTATTCCCCTGCAATCTTGAGCGGCGCATATACGACTAATGGTCCTCTGACTCTGACCATGGGGTGGTGTTCTGATTTAGCACGGCGACTCAAAAAGGTGTTTGATGGGCGTCGAAGCCCGAATTACCAGGGTGTTTGTTTACATATTGCTCTTTTACACAAGTAGATACGATAGAGCCACAACTGTCAGAGACAGTGACACGTTTCACAATGTCATCACTTTCTGCAAGGACTGAACTGCACGGCGTACGTCAACGGTTTGCTGACTATTGACGGCTACATACGAGATCACTTGATACTCTTTGTCCGACAACGTT from Fusarium falciforme chromosome 2, complete sequence includes these protein-coding regions:
- a CDS encoding Zn(2)-C6 fungal-type domain-containing protein, coding for MDGHAVAEPAAGAPIPADHGAHGIAGDASAADPSGSVIKRRAPIACRRCRRMRSKCVHDRAQPPCKACLEAGLGAEDCIFPVRGQPDHDREFRHPRVRAEKTARRDPAKVRREILDAPVRPLGKPGDEWERLPPLPDIIDGVNRFTQHYFQLGFIPKQQFPDRLLKDYRSVSVFLVVSILSISARLSPSLAARYGSGMKAAEFFMERATNLAYGELYQEPTLERCQAFYLLSIAQQGSGLRNKSYINMGVSMRMASLMRLHREETYRIQNPTPEVIIRSESARRTLWMLHSQDQLHSGPYSPVSLAASDITALLPCDEHDFAIGREPPSRAAVEGTPPAIENPALIFDPNRSLFASLIQAHHFWGIVSRRAVKFARSSRPWEANSEFACVVKKLHEWENALPQDHLWSAHTLKKYKANGQDLAYLGVTMVPRLCNIVLRRPYLMDMLTVTSKDEQQQNFFANIAYELFLNVRRLFEQIDAQFTGRSPDESVGAQMAAFCVYSCGLFSTYLCRYPHICPDLNISREGPMMLQRTLSILMECKEVWPLASRWVEALERFARDPTGSLTTESGMADGKDPIPNPVAIPIAVPSSANSVSSSTSPASSMYARPGAPLDTTSLRSPSSNETLTPLPTPTTHIIPSHFPPHSQQQPQPHQHQHQQQHQQRHQQQQQHQQPQPSPIADPQSFTRQQIPSHIYMHTDNSTGLGMLMEPFDSQGALQGYTMAPNGNPAQAAAIAAAVTPAPFYPSADGYEGELQFYINGPQDWMPTDGVFDGYG